In the Clostridia bacterium genome, AGAGTTTGAGCGTTAAATCAAAGTTTTCGCCATTTTTCTCGATATAATCGAAAACGGGATAGAAGGTCGCTTGTGATAAGTGAACTTCAGTTTCGTATGCGCCAAGCGTCATTTTTTTGCCGTTGATAAAGTCGACAAAATCGTTGATACTTGCAGCGTTTTCAACTGTAAGGGAGAGCCGAACCCTGTTGTCATCTGTCTTGGTCAACGCTTCCACGGTCGCGCCTTCCACGGTCACATTGTCTTTATTGAGGGTATCCACGTCAGCAACGCCGTATACCATGAGATCAGCGGTAACTTTGCCGTCGGCATAAGAAAGGGACGAACGATCAAAACCGGCATAGTCCATTTTGACGTTGATTTTGGCGGACACGTCGGCATAGCCGTTTTTGATGCCCGAGGATTTAACGCCGACGACGCCCCATTGATAAGCATCGGCTTCGTTTTTTGTAAACGCGCCGCTGATTTCAAGCGTCAGGTTGCGGCTGCTCTTGGAAACGATCTCGCAGTCGATCTTGGCAAAAGCGTTATCGAAGAAGAGATCTTCCTCGCTCAGTCCGTCTTCAAACTCGGCGCCGCTGATGGCAAGCGCAATGCGGAACCGCTCGGTGCCGAAGTAAACGCTATCCACGTCGGGCGTAAGCGCGATCTCCGGAAAATCCACGTCAACGTACACGCAAGCGTTGATATTTTTGAGCGATATGCAATAACAATCTGTGGAAAAATCCGCAGCGTACTTATCGGTGAAACTGACGTCATAGCCGCCGTTCGCGTTGGCTTTGACGCTGTCCACCGCAGCCATCAAAGGAAACAACTTCTCTGGGGTCGGTTCTTTGATTTCATCCGTCGGGGCGTCGTTCGGATCCAAATACCGAACTTCAACGTTGTCTGGCGTCAGTCCGTCAAGTTTGATTATATCCGAACTGATCGTCGTGGTATAGCTGCCGCTCTTGCTGAATTTAACCGGAGTGGCGGTGATGGTTGCCTCGTTTTCCGTCTCATCGGTGTTCTGTTTGCACGCCGCAAGAGCGGGCACGAGCATCAGCACCGTGAGCATGAGCGCGAGGATTTGCTTCATTTTTTTCATATATGTACTCCTTTTAAATGATTTACAATGAAATTGCGGGCTTGTTTACTTCACCAGAACGGCAAAATGCGGTTTTTCGGGCAGGTATTTGATCTTCACCGTATCGCCCACACGGATGCGCCCGGGCGCGTGATCCAGCTTGGCTTCCACCGTTTCTCCCTGCGGATTCCGATAGGTCACGTAGTGGGTGTAGGTATAGTCCACGCCGTCCTCGGAAGAGACGGTCCGTTCCTCTTCGATCCGCGACACGACGGCGTCTGCCTCTACGCCGTTTTTGCGGATCTTACGGTTTCGGATCACGATGTAGATCACATATCCGATGATCAGCGCCACAACCGCACCGAACAGAATGTATTTCAGCATAATATTAGTATCCCTCCTCAAGGGGCATTGACGGGATGTGTGCGGATGGTGCATCCAGACTATGCCCGCAATCCATATGCTAAAAACTATTATATTATAGCACATTTGCTTCTCTTTTTCAAGATTCAAAGATGAAATTATAATGAACAGTCGCTGCAATTTAAAATTGTCTCAGCGCAATCTTGTCGGTAAACACCGACAACCGAGAAAAAAGGCGTGCTTTTTTTAATTTTACCTCTTGACAAGCGAACGTTTGTTCGCTATAATGATATCTGTGATTTTGTCGCTTTATGCGGGAAAAGCACGAAAACTGAATATCGGTGTCAACATATTTGCGGGTTTCACGCCCGACAACGCGGCGGCAGGCTAACGAAATTGCCGCACACATCCCATCTGCCTTGGATCACGGGCTGGGATGCAAGCCGTAAGTGATCCCGGACTCTTAACAGGAGCCGTTACATAGACACACTTTTTAAAGCGAGGTAGTTGTCTCGCCTTTTGGTGTTTCTATGCAACGGCTCCTTTTTTGTTCTTTGACAACTGAATAGCCGTCCGAACGGGATATGACTTCGCCACGACGCCGAAAGGTCGAGCGAAGCGACGCTGCGGTGAGATTCCGGGGCAGGCACACAAAAACGACGTTCGGGTAAAACGGCAAATGTAAATGTATTGTTAAGATTTCGGGAAACGGGTGAATTTTGCCATTTCTCGCTGCCTACATAGTGAGGGAAACATATAAATCCGTTATTAAATAACTGCCCCCAGTTTTGAGATCGCAATTACGAATACTGCGCCCACCTTGCGGAAAGTGACTGTCAAATTTGACTCCCGATCAACGAAAGGATGCTCGGGCTGACTGCCACTTTTGCCCCCTATGACGGATATGACGGATGTGACGGAT is a window encoding:
- a CDS encoding DUF3592 domain-containing protein, whose translation is MLKYILFGAVVALIIGYVIYIVIRNRKIRKNGVEADAVVSRIEEERTVSSEDGVDYTYTHYVTYRNPQGETVEAKLDHAPGRIRVGDTVKIKYLPEKPHFAVLVK